ATGGGGGGAGGGACTTGAACGGATTCGAGGGATGTATCGACCGAAACCTGCTAAGAAGGGTTCCCCCATCCGAGGAAAAAGGATGGCTGAGCATTAAACGCGCTGAAGAGTGGCTTGAAGAGGCGAGGAGGAACCTCGCCTATGGTTCATACCGGACGTCCCTTATGGCGTCATACATGGCCATGTTCCACGCCGCTAGGGCGGTTCTCTTTCGCGACGGCTGGCGTGAGAAGAGCCACTACTGCATAGCCCGCTACTTAGAGGAATTCTACGTTAAAAGCGGAAAGCTGGAAGAACGTTGGGTTGAACTCTTGGACAGGATGAGAGAGTTGGGGCACGAGGACCAGTATGACATAGTCTATGAGC
This window of the Thermococcus thermotolerans genome carries:
- a CDS encoding HEPN domain-containing protein; protein product: MNGFEGCIDRNLLRRVPPSEEKGWLSIKRAEEWLEEARRNLAYGSYRTSLMASYMAMFHAARAVLFRDGWREKSHYCIARYLEEFYVKSGKLEERWVELLDRMRELGHEDQYDIVYEPDAEEVEEAINIAKDFLSLMKKLLEEEA